A region of Thermodesulfobacteriota bacterium DNA encodes the following proteins:
- a CDS encoding lysophospholipid acyltransferase family protein → MFKKIKTFLLLYVFPPLTYVFLRILRKTISVIHVDRDYVLDLWQKTNLIVCFWHGRLLMMPFAYEKKRGKVLISRHRDGEFIARVVKYFNLGTIRGSFKKGGISTSFELIRSLKDGYDIAVTPDGPRGPRYVVKKGILEIAKLTSKPVVPVSYGASKKKLLNHGMSLSCHYLFPR, encoded by the coding sequence ATGTTTAAAAAGATAAAGACATTTCTCCTACTTTATGTCTTTCCACCTCTCACCTACGTTTTCCTTAGAATCCTTAGAAAAACAATAAGCGTAATTCACGTTGACAGAGACTACGTTCTGGATCTTTGGCAAAAGACAAATCTTATCGTCTGTTTCTGGCACGGAAGGTTACTTATGATGCCCTTTGCTTACGAGAAAAAAAGAGGGAAGGTGCTTATAAGTAGGCATAGAGACGGAGAGTTCATAGCAAGAGTCGTAAAGTACTTCAATTTAGGTACGATTCGCGGCTCCTTCAAGAAAGGTGGAATTTCAACATCCTTCGAACTTATAAGGAGCTTAAAAGACGGCTATGATATAGCGGTAACCCCTGATGGACCAAGGGGTCCTAGATACGTCGTAAAAAAAGGGATACTTGAGATTGCAAAGCTCACAAGTAAGCCTGTAGTTCCAGTATCTTACGGCGCAAGTAAAAAAAAACTTTTAAATCATGGGATGAGTTTGTCCTGCCACTACCTTTTTCCAAGGTAG
- a CDS encoding lipid-A-disaccharide synthase has translation MASEKGFNGRITILCGELSGEIHAANLLKNLSKLVSVEFYALGSSLLRRENVKIVYDYKGISITGLGGVLRKIFPILRAYWAVKKHIKQKRPSVLILVDFPGLNLF, from the coding sequence GTGGCATCAGAAAAGGGATTTAATGGAAGGATAACGATTCTTTGCGGTGAACTTTCGGGAGAGATCCATGCAGCAAATCTACTTAAAAACCTTTCAAAGCTCGTAAGTGTCGAATTTTACGCTTTGGGAAGCTCTCTTTTAAGAAGGGAAAACGTAAAGATCGTATACGATTATAAAGGGATCTCAATTACAGGTCTCGGAGGAGTACTAAGAAAGATCTTTCCCATACTACGCGCCTATTGGGCAGTAAAGAAACACATAAAGCAAAAAAGACCTTCCGTTCTTATCCTCGTTGACTTTCCTGGGCTTAATCTTTTTTT
- the msbA gene encoding lipid A export permease/ATP-binding protein MsbA: MALYLRLIKYVKPYWGRLALAMVFMSLVSASNGLTAFIVKPVLDKIFFEKNASMLIIIPLGIIFLYLAKGVCDYFQSYLMGYVGQKVVTDIRNIVFKALQRQPLSYFDRTPTGTNISRVVNDVNLIQSTVSDTLTAVLKDALTVLALVFVVFYRDWKLALISFLILPFAVYSIVSFGRRLRKISVKVQKSVAKMTSFLHENITGQRIIKAYCMEPYEEKRFEEENENLFRTMMKRYRIRALSSPIMETLGGIACALIIWYGGSQVISGKSTPGNFFSFIAALLMLYEPIKRLNKENHNIQQGLAAAQRVFEIIDREPEIKEKKDAIEIERIEGEIEFVNVSFKYEDRYILKNVNLKIKKHEIVAIVGESGVGKTTLVNLIPRFYDVTEGSIRIDGIDVRDIKLKSLREKIAIVTQDVILFNDSVINNVVFGQEIDMEKVKMAISMAYADDIVAKLPSGLYTIIGEKGSRLSGGEKQRIAIARAIYKDAPILILDEATSSLDAASERKVQKALENLIRGRTTIIIAHRLSTIIGAERIIVLEKGKIVQEGDHNKLIEEEGPYRRLFEAQYRKERKKLVPLGRIAKNV, from the coding sequence ATGGCTCTGTACCTGAGGCTAATTAAATACGTAAAACCATACTGGGGTAGGCTTGCCCTAGCAATGGTATTTATGTCTTTGGTTTCTGCCTCAAATGGCCTTACAGCTTTTATAGTAAAGCCCGTTCTCGACAAGATCTTCTTTGAAAAGAACGCAAGCATGCTAATCATCATACCTTTAGGGATCATCTTCCTCTATCTTGCCAAAGGAGTTTGCGATTACTTCCAGAGCTACCTTATGGGCTATGTGGGACAGAAGGTCGTAACCGACATAAGAAATATCGTTTTTAAGGCACTTCAGAGACAACCACTGTCCTATTTCGACAGAACCCCAACGGGAACTAACATTTCAAGGGTCGTAAACGATGTGAACCTCATCCAGAGTACCGTCTCTGACACACTTACAGCCGTCCTCAAAGATGCTTTAACGGTCTTGGCCTTAGTCTTTGTCGTCTTTTACAGGGACTGGAAACTCGCTTTAATCTCCTTTCTTATCCTTCCTTTCGCTGTATACTCCATTGTGAGTTTTGGCAGACGGCTAAGAAAGATTAGTGTAAAGGTCCAAAAGTCTGTCGCAAAAATGACAAGTTTCCTACACGAAAACATAACTGGACAGAGGATAATTAAGGCCTACTGCATGGAGCCGTACGAGGAAAAGAGATTCGAAGAAGAAAACGAAAACCTCTTCCGTACAATGATGAAAAGGTACAGAATACGGGCCCTTTCCTCTCCCATTATGGAGACATTAGGCGGGATCGCCTGTGCACTCATCATCTGGTATGGGGGAAGCCAAGTAATATCGGGAAAGTCGACCCCTGGTAACTTTTTTTCCTTTATAGCGGCCCTTCTTATGCTTTACGAGCCGATAAAGAGACTAAATAAAGAGAACCACAACATCCAACAGGGCCTTGCCGCAGCCCAAAGGGTATTCGAGATAATAGACAGGGAGCCCGAGATAAAGGAAAAGAAAGACGCAATTGAAATCGAAAGAATAGAAGGGGAAATAGAATTCGTGAATGTTTCTTTCAAGTACGAGGATAGGTACATACTCAAAAACGTGAACCTCAAGATAAAAAAGCACGAAATTGTAGCCATAGTTGGTGAAAGTGGGGTCGGAAAGACAACCCTTGTGAACCTGATTCCAAGGTTTTACGATGTGACAGAAGGATCGATAAGAATAGACGGTATAGATGTGAGGGATATAAAACTCAAATCTTTAAGGGAAAAGATCGCTATCGTTACTCAAGATGTTATCCTCTTTAACGATTCAGTGATAAATAACGTGGTCTTCGGTCAAGAAATCGATATGGAAAAAGTTAAGATGGCGATATCTATGGCCTATGCGGATGATATAGTTGCAAAGCTTCCTTCAGGGCTTTACACGATAATAGGAGAGAAAGGCTCAAGGCTCTCAGGCGGAGAAAAACAAAGGATCGCCATTGCGAGGGCCATATATAAAGATGCACCAATTTTAATCCTAGATGAGGCGACAAGCTCTCTCGATGCCGCATCAGAGCGAAAAGTGCAAAAGGCTTTAGAGAATCTAATTAGAGGAAGGACAACGATTATAATCGCCCATAGGCTTTCAACTATTATCGGTGCAGAAAGGATAATCGTTCTGGAGAAAGGGAAGATAGTTCAAGAAGGAGACCACAATAAGCTCATCGAAGAAGAAGGACCATATAGGAGGCTTTTCGAAGCCCAGTACAGAAAAGAGAGAAAAAAGCTCGTACCACTTGGAAGGATTGCGAAGAATGTTTAA
- a CDS encoding Gfo/Idh/MocA family oxidoreductase — MQVRLGIVGLGHMGMVHLKKALARKDVEIVAVIEKDSRKLHLVRDEFNMKTYDDYTKVDLELDCVVIATPATTHYEITKFYLQRGIHVFVEKPLAVKYEEAFELVKIAEKKKLKLQVGHIERFNPALKEGLKYIDHPLYIEAIRLSPFSGRCLDVDVVFDLMIHDLDIISTLKKESPEKIDAFGFSFVSDRIDEASAIIRFSDGTESYLSASRVSHRKERTLKIFDGKKIVIMDLLDMSISLATKNGYAVNFKTYSCEKKDLVEEEIENFILSVKGEENPFVEGKDTLPSLFFAEKILESICGIRKGI; from the coding sequence ATGCAGGTAAGATTAGGAATAGTCGGTTTAGGGCATATGGGAATGGTCCATCTGAAGAAGGCTTTAGCAAGAAAGGACGTAGAAATTGTGGCCGTTATAGAAAAAGATAGTAGAAAGCTCCATCTTGTAAGAGACGAGTTTAATATGAAGACTTACGACGATTACACGAAAGTCGATTTGGAACTAGATTGTGTAGTTATTGCGACTCCCGCAACGACCCACTACGAGATAACGAAGTTTTACTTACAACGTGGAATCCACGTATTCGTTGAGAAACCCCTAGCCGTAAAATATGAGGAGGCCTTCGAACTTGTAAAAATTGCAGAAAAGAAAAAGCTTAAGTTACAGGTGGGCCATATAGAGAGGTTCAATCCAGCATTAAAAGAAGGGCTCAAATATATAGATCATCCACTTTACATAGAGGCCATAAGGTTAAGCCCTTTTTCCGGAAGGTGCCTAGATGTGGATGTCGTTTTCGATCTTATGATCCACGATTTAGACATAATCTCGACTTTAAAAAAGGAAAGCCCAGAAAAGATAGATGCTTTTGGGTTTTCTTTTGTAAGTGACAGAATCGATGAGGCATCAGCAATCATTAGGTTTTCTGACGGCACAGAATCGTACCTTTCTGCAAGTAGGGTCTCCCATAGAAAGGAAAGGACCTTAAAAATTTTTGACGGAAAAAAGATCGTAATTATGGATCTTTTGGATATGAGTATTTCTTTGGCAACGAAAAACGGTTATGCGGTAAACTTCAAAACCTATAGCTGTGAAAAGAAAGATCTCGTGGAGGAGGAAATCGAAAACTTCATCCTATCAGTGAAGGGAGAAGAAAATCCCTTTGTGGAAGGAAAAGACACACTCCCTTCCCTTTTTTTTGCCGAAAAGATACTAGAATCGATCTGTGGCATCAGAAAAGGGATTTAA
- the lpxA gene encoding acyl-ACP--UDP-N-acetylglucosamine O-acyltransferase, with translation MIHRTSIVDVRAEIDDDVYIGPYCVIEGKVTIKRGTRLISHVVIQGKTTIGEECTISPFASIGGPPQDVTYKGEETETIIGNRNVIKEYVTINRGTPRGGGVTKIGDNNFIMAYSHIAHDCIIGNDVIMANCATLAGHVEVQDKVVFGGLCAVHQFCRIGCFSFISGLTGVPKDVPPFMIAAGNRAKLYGINIVGLQRNNFPKEEIAKLKKAYRILFRSSLPLSTSLKIVQEELEGENIKILVEFIQNSKRGICR, from the coding sequence ATATAGGTCCGTACTGTGTGATCGAAGGGAAAGTCACAATAAAGAGGGGGACAAGACTCATAAGCCACGTCGTAATCCAGGGAAAGACTACAATAGGAGAGGAATGTACCATAAGCCCTTTTGCCTCAATAGGCGGACCCCCCCAGGATGTGACATACAAAGGAGAGGAGACTGAAACTATAATAGGGAACAGAAACGTAATAAAAGAGTACGTCACAATAAACAGAGGGACCCCAAGAGGCGGTGGTGTCACAAAAATAGGGGACAACAACTTCATAATGGCCTACTCCCACATCGCCCATGACTGCATAATAGGAAACGACGTAATTATGGCAAACTGTGCGACCCTTGCGGGACACGTGGAAGTCCAAGACAAAGTAGTATTCGGTGGTTTGTGCGCCGTTCATCAGTTCTGCAGGATTGGGTGTTTCAGTTTCATAAGTGGTCTCACTGGCGTTCCAAAAGACGTACCCCCTTTCATGATAGCCGCAGGAAACAGAGCCAAGCTCTATGGAATAAACATCGTGGGTCTTCAGAGGAACAATTTCCCGAAAGAGGAGATAGCTAAGCTAAAAAAGGCCTATAGGATTCTTTTTAGATCATCGCTACCCTTATCAACTTCCCTAAAGATCGTGCAAGAGGAGCTAGAAGGCGAAAACATAAAAATCCTTGTAGAATTCATCCAGAACTCAAAAAGAGGGATATGCAGGTAA